A genomic window from Mesorhizobium sp. 131-2-1 includes:
- a CDS encoding lipo-like protein, producing MTAPAETLLDRLGRWLAGRLQDESSGYEPYTPSDADTLRRALEPGDILLIEGNQKISAVIKYLTQSTWSHAAFYVGDALPTPEDGSERPRLIEVTLGEGCVAVPLSRYRSYNTRICRASGLTPEDRDHVVAFMISKLGLRYDLKNIFDMLRFFFPTPPVPVRWRRRMLAFGSGDPTRAICSTLIAEAYGQIRYPILPEITRAPGRASAQSSYMRREILHIRHHSLYTPRDFDLSPFFRIVKPTLEYGFDYRAVTWDDKASTDAAAATAGAIASDT from the coding sequence ATGACCGCGCCGGCCGAAACGCTTCTCGACCGCCTTGGCCGCTGGCTTGCCGGCAGGCTGCAGGATGAATCCTCGGGCTACGAGCCCTACACGCCGTCCGACGCCGACACGCTGCGCCGCGCGCTGGAACCGGGCGACATCCTGCTCATCGAGGGCAACCAGAAGATCTCGGCGGTCATCAAATACCTGACCCAGTCGACCTGGTCGCATGCCGCCTTCTATGTTGGCGATGCCTTGCCGACGCCGGAGGACGGCTCGGAGCGGCCGCGCCTGATCGAGGTCACGCTCGGCGAAGGCTGTGTCGCCGTGCCGCTGTCGCGCTATCGCAGCTACAACACCCGCATCTGCCGGGCGAGCGGACTGACGCCCGAAGACCGCGATCATGTGGTTGCCTTCATGATCAGCAAGCTCGGCCTGAGATACGACCTCAAGAACATCTTCGACATGCTGCGCTTCTTCTTTCCAACGCCGCCGGTGCCGGTGCGCTGGCGCCGCCGCATGCTGGCCTTCGGGTCCGGCGATCCGACACGCGCCATCTGCTCGACGCTGATCGCCGAGGCCTATGGCCAGATCCGCTATCCGATCCTGCCCGAAATCACCCGCGCCCCCGGCCGCGCATCGGCGCAGTCGAGCTACATGCGTCGGGAGATCCTGCACATCCGCCACCACTCGCTCTACACGCCGCGCGATTTCGACCTGTCGCCCTTCTTCCGCATCGTCAAGCCGACGCTGGAATACGGCTTCGACTACCGGGCGGTGACCTGGGACGACAAGGCAAGCACAGACGCCGCAGCCGCGACGGCTGGCGCAATCGCCTCAGACACGTGA
- a CDS encoding CHAD domain-containing protein, with translation MSFRIDPRLPLTGEVRRILADEVGKALAHLEMAREKPEQGLHKCRKRLKSVRALLRLVRTGDETFCATENECYKQVSALLAGPREATALIETIDRLAASFPEQSAGGGLDAVRDRLVMRQHEMHAGAGLDAAISAAAAACREGLGHIDRLSLPDQPEQAADILAEGARVTLRRARKALDKAGSRGAANDFHDLRKAAKTHSMHLSLLGRLWPTPIKARRKAVDSLGERLGELHDVFVMRALLDANGEPLGPPEDTKLLAKLLKRSEKSLRKSCLAEAAELFGDSPKRSTRKLARKARDDLAGAQEDLAAG, from the coding sequence ATGAGTTTTCGCATCGATCCGCGCCTGCCGCTGACCGGCGAGGTCAGGCGCATCCTGGCCGACGAAGTCGGCAAGGCGCTCGCCCATCTCGAGATGGCGCGCGAGAAGCCCGAGCAGGGGCTGCACAAATGCCGCAAGCGACTGAAGAGCGTGCGCGCCCTGCTGCGCCTGGTCCGTACCGGTGACGAAACATTCTGCGCGACAGAAAATGAATGTTACAAACAGGTGTCGGCGCTGCTTGCCGGTCCCCGTGAGGCGACCGCGCTGATCGAGACCATCGACCGCCTGGCGGCAAGCTTCCCGGAGCAGAGCGCCGGCGGCGGCCTTGATGCCGTCCGCGACCGGCTGGTGATGCGCCAGCATGAAATGCATGCCGGCGCCGGCCTCGATGCCGCGATCAGTGCTGCGGCTGCCGCTTGCCGGGAAGGCCTCGGCCATATCGACAGGCTCTCCCTGCCCGACCAGCCCGAGCAGGCGGCCGACATTCTCGCCGAGGGCGCCCGCGTCACCTTGCGACGGGCACGCAAAGCGCTGGACAAGGCGGGCTCGCGCGGCGCGGCCAACGATTTCCACGACCTGCGCAAGGCCGCCAAGACCCACAGCATGCACCTGTCGCTGCTCGGCCGGCTGTGGCCGACGCCGATCAAGGCCCGCCGCAAGGCGGTCGATTCGCTCGGCGAACGGCTGGGCGAACTCCACGATGTTTTCGTCATGCGTGCGTTGCTCGATGCCAACGGCGAACCACTCGGGCCGCCAGAGGACACAAAGCTGCTCGCCAAGCTCTTGAAGCGTTCGGAAAAGAGCCTGCGGAAGTCATGCCTCGCCGAGGCCGCCGAACTGTTCGGCGACAGCCCCAAGCGGTCGACCAGGAAGCTCGCCCGCAAGGCGCGCGACGACCTTGCCGGTGCCCAGGAAGATCTGGCCGCCGGCTGA
- a CDS encoding CYTH domain-containing protein, with translation MGKEVERKFLVSSAAWRDLVEADIRIRQFYLAAAPGRTVRVRISDGVSAQLTLKFGSKARERDEFEYPIPLAEAQEMQAFAIGRVIEKTRHHVRHSGYLYEVDVFGGLLTGLVVAELETPEDVPDEMLPDWLGREITGESRFYNASLALGGIPEIAA, from the coding sequence ATGGGCAAGGAAGTCGAACGCAAATTCCTGGTCTCCAGCGCCGCCTGGCGCGACCTGGTCGAGGCGGATATCCGCATCCGGCAATTCTACCTTGCCGCGGCGCCCGGCCGCACGGTTCGCGTGCGCATCAGCGACGGCGTTTCGGCCCAGCTGACGCTGAAGTTCGGCAGCAAGGCGCGCGAGCGCGACGAGTTCGAGTATCCAATCCCGCTTGCGGAAGCGCAGGAGATGCAGGCCTTCGCCATCGGACGTGTCATCGAGAAGACACGCCACCATGTTAGGCATAGCGGCTATCTCTACGAAGTCGATGTCTTCGGCGGACTGCTGACGGGGCTGGTGGTTGCCGAGCTCGAGACGCCGGAAGACGTGCCGGACGAAATGCTGCCTGATTGGCTCGGCCGTGAAATCACCGGCGAGTCGAGATTCTACAACGCGTCGCTCGCCCTTGGGGGGATTCCGGAGATCGCCGCATGA
- a CDS encoding DUF1956 domain-containing protein, with the protein MSKKTNVKPSLREASPAEQTRAALVHAALKLFGRQGFDGTSTREIAAEAKANIGSIAYHFGGKEGLRAAAADYIVDTIQTIAGQALGSQAIGAAPAGAEAARAQLFAALERMVAFIVASPQAGEIVQFVLRELSHPTAALDRIYAGVFEPTHRRLCMIWEQATGEPAESERTRLTVFTLIGQVIYFRIGREAVMRRMGWREIGEAEAAKVVAIVSDNLSAILAARDMAAGTKAARKEGKS; encoded by the coding sequence ATGAGCAAGAAAACGAACGTCAAACCTTCCCTTCGCGAAGCCTCTCCCGCCGAGCAAACGCGCGCCGCGCTTGTGCATGCGGCGCTGAAGCTGTTCGGCCGGCAAGGCTTCGACGGCACCTCGACGCGGGAGATCGCGGCGGAGGCCAAGGCCAATATCGGCTCCATCGCCTATCATTTCGGCGGCAAGGAAGGGTTGCGCGCCGCCGCCGCCGACTACATCGTCGACACCATCCAGACGATCGCCGGACAAGCACTTGGAAGCCAGGCCATCGGCGCGGCACCGGCGGGCGCGGAGGCGGCACGGGCGCAGCTCTTCGCGGCGCTGGAGCGGATGGTGGCCTTCATCGTTGCAAGCCCGCAGGCCGGAGAGATCGTACAATTCGTACTTCGAGAGCTTTCCCACCCGACCGCCGCGCTCGACCGTATCTATGCCGGTGTGTTCGAGCCGACGCATCGCAGGCTGTGCATGATCTGGGAGCAGGCGACGGGCGAACCGGCCGAAAGCGAGCGCACCCGGCTCACCGTGTTCACGCTGATCGGCCAGGTGATCTATTTCCGCATCGGCCGCGAGGCTGTGATGCGCCGGATGGGCTGGCGCGAGATCGGCGAGGCCGAGGCGGCCAAGGTGGTGGCGATCGTCTCGGACAATCTCAGCGCAATTCTCGCCGCGAGAGATATGGCCGCCGGCACCAAGGCCGCCCGCAAGGAGGGCAAATCATGA
- a CDS encoding HlyD family secretion protein has translation MSFLCSLPLAAQLFGACAPAAPLAVGYVEGDYVLLAPIEVAQVETVAVRRGDRVAPGATVVTLESADAKIAVAQAEAALAQAQAQLADLQVGKRPEEIAVLKAQVDMARAQAADAKRRYDRASDLYKRGTGTQADYDTASAALETANAQVGQAEANLAVGGLPARPETIKAADNQVQQAQSALEQAQWRLSKRVLTAPSPGRVNDVIRNAGDTAGPTAPVVSMLPDGAVKLSVYVPESAFSSVKVGALLNVHCDGCGPNLKARISYVSPDPEFTPPVIYSLENRQKLVFLVEARPEGDASSLQPGQIVDVDLADVGK, from the coding sequence ATGAGCTTTCTCTGTTCGCTGCCGCTTGCCGCCCAGCTGTTTGGCGCCTGCGCGCCGGCGGCACCGCTGGCCGTCGGCTATGTCGAGGGCGACTATGTGCTGCTGGCGCCGATCGAGGTGGCGCAGGTGGAGACGGTTGCGGTCAGGCGCGGCGACCGCGTTGCGCCGGGCGCGACGGTGGTGACGCTGGAGAGCGCCGACGCCAAGATCGCCGTCGCGCAGGCCGAGGCGGCACTTGCGCAGGCGCAGGCGCAGCTTGCCGACCTGCAAGTGGGCAAGCGCCCCGAAGAGATCGCCGTGCTCAAGGCGCAAGTCGACATGGCCAGGGCGCAAGCCGCCGACGCCAAGCGCCGGTATGACCGGGCCAGCGACCTCTACAAGCGCGGCACCGGCACGCAGGCCGACTACGACACGGCGTCGGCCGCGCTGGAGACCGCCAACGCGCAGGTCGGCCAGGCCGAGGCCAACCTCGCCGTCGGCGGACTGCCGGCGCGGCCGGAGACGATCAAGGCCGCCGACAACCAGGTCCAGCAGGCGCAATCGGCGCTGGAACAGGCTCAGTGGCGGCTGTCCAAGCGCGTGCTGACGGCGCCCTCGCCCGGCCGCGTCAACGACGTGATCCGCAATGCGGGCGACACCGCCGGCCCGACCGCGCCGGTCGTCTCGATGCTGCCGGACGGCGCCGTGAAGCTCAGCGTTTATGTGCCGGAAAGCGCCTTCTCCTCGGTCAAGGTCGGCGCACTGCTCAACGTCCATTGCGACGGCTGCGGGCCCAATCTGAAGGCGCGCATCAGCTACGTATCGCCGGATCCGGAATTCACGCCGCCGGTGATCTATTCGCTCGAGAACCGGCAGAAGCTGGTGTTTCTGGTCGAGGCGCGGCCGGAGGGCGATGCCAGCTCGCTGCAGCCCGGGCAGATCGTCGACGTCGACCTTGCGGATGTTGGAAAATGA
- a CDS encoding ABC transporter ATP-binding protein, translating to MNVIDVHGLVKRFGNKTVVDHVTMTVAEGEIVGFLGPNGSGKTTTIRIMCGLLTPDEGEGTVLGFDIRTDSLRIKREVGYMTQKFSFYEDLTIGENLEFVARLYKLRPVEEHVARTLEELGLTTRRNQLAGTLSGGWKQRLALAACIMHKPKLLLLDEPTAGVDPKARREFWDEIHRLASGGLTVLVSTHYMDEAERCHRISYISYGKMLATGTVDEVVKNAGLTTFVVQGPRLDQVAEALQGRPGVDQVAPFGATLHVVGSDKAVLEAALADVEKEHKGVTVMPGETSLEDVFIQFMSGSKDNMA from the coding sequence ATGAACGTCATCGACGTCCACGGTCTGGTCAAGCGCTTCGGCAACAAGACCGTCGTCGACCATGTGACGATGACGGTGGCCGAGGGTGAGATCGTCGGCTTCCTCGGGCCTAACGGCTCGGGCAAGACGACGACGATCCGTATCATGTGCGGCCTGCTCACGCCTGACGAGGGCGAAGGCACGGTGCTCGGCTTCGACATCCGTACCGACAGTCTCAGGATCAAGCGCGAAGTCGGCTACATGACGCAGAAATTCTCGTTCTACGAGGACCTGACGATCGGCGAGAACCTCGAATTCGTAGCGCGACTTTATAAGCTAAGACCGGTCGAGGAGCATGTGGCGCGGACGCTGGAGGAGCTTGGCCTGACGACGCGGCGCAACCAGCTCGCCGGCACGCTGTCGGGCGGCTGGAAGCAACGGCTGGCGCTGGCCGCCTGCATCATGCACAAGCCGAAGCTGCTGCTGCTCGACGAGCCGACGGCGGGCGTCGACCCCAAGGCAAGGCGCGAATTCTGGGACGAGATCCACCGGCTGGCGAGCGGCGGCCTGACCGTGCTGGTCTCCACCCATTACATGGACGAGGCCGAGCGCTGCCACCGCATCAGCTACATCTCCTACGGCAAGATGCTGGCCACCGGCACGGTGGACGAGGTGGTGAAGAATGCCGGGCTCACCACCTTTGTCGTGCAGGGGCCGCGCCTCGACCAGGTCGCGGAGGCGCTGCAGGGACGCCCGGGCGTCGACCAGGTGGCGCCGTTCGGCGCGACGCTGCATGTGGTGGGTTCCGACAAGGCGGTGCTTGAGGCGGCGCTCGCCGATGTCGAGAAGGAGCACAAGGGCGTGACCGTGATGCCGGGCGAGACCAGCCTCGAGGACGTCTTCATCCAGTTCATGTCCGGCTCGAAGGACAATATGGCATGA
- a CDS encoding ABC transporter permease: MNAVFSFARLGALLIKEFIQMRRDRITFAMMLGVPLMQLVLFGYAINNDPKSLPAALVATSSDPYTRAMVSALQTTGYYRFDHVAQSAAEAEFLMSRGDVAFVVTIPADFARRVERGDNPQILIEADATDPAVASGAISTLGTVANQALLRARGMQEAAAETAKGQLEVVVHRRYNPEGISQYNIVPGLLGVILQMTMVMMTSIALTRETERGTMENLLAMPSSPLEIMMGKVLPYLVVGAVQVVVVLAAAKLLFTIPFTGSISLLLSAVLIFVLALVLLGYTISTIARTQMQALQLTFFFFLPSIMLSGFMFPYRGMPGWAQLFGEILPLTHFLRIIRAVMLKGAELPAVATEIGWLVLFVALFAGVALVRFRRTLD, encoded by the coding sequence ATGAACGCGGTCTTCTCCTTCGCCAGGCTCGGCGCGCTGCTGATCAAGGAGTTCATCCAGATGCGGCGCGACCGCATCACCTTCGCCATGATGCTGGGCGTGCCGCTGATGCAGCTGGTGCTGTTCGGCTATGCCATCAACAACGACCCGAAGAGCCTGCCGGCCGCCCTCGTGGCCACGAGCAGCGATCCCTACACGCGCGCCATGGTTTCGGCGCTGCAGACCACCGGCTACTACCGCTTCGACCATGTCGCGCAAAGTGCCGCGGAGGCCGAATTCCTGATGTCGCGCGGCGACGTCGCCTTCGTCGTCACCATCCCCGCCGACTTCGCCCGTCGGGTCGAGCGTGGCGACAATCCGCAGATCCTGATCGAGGCCGACGCCACCGACCCGGCGGTGGCCAGCGGCGCCATCTCGACGCTGGGCACGGTGGCCAACCAGGCACTGCTTCGGGCGCGCGGCATGCAGGAGGCGGCCGCGGAAACGGCCAAGGGCCAGCTCGAAGTGGTGGTGCACCGCCGCTACAATCCGGAAGGCATCTCGCAATACAACATCGTGCCCGGCCTGCTCGGCGTCATCCTGCAGATGACGATGGTGATGATGACCTCGATCGCGCTGACGCGCGAGACCGAGCGCGGCACGATGGAAAACCTGCTCGCCATGCCCTCCAGCCCGCTGGAGATCATGATGGGCAAGGTGCTGCCCTATCTGGTGGTCGGCGCCGTGCAGGTGGTGGTGGTGCTGGCGGCGGCGAAGCTCTTGTTCACCATCCCCTTCACCGGGTCGATCTCGCTGCTGTTGAGCGCGGTGCTGATCTTCGTGCTGGCGCTGGTGCTGCTCGGCTACACGATCTCGACGATCGCCCGCACGCAGATGCAGGCGCTGCAGCTCACTTTCTTCTTCTTCCTGCCCTCGATCATGCTGTCGGGCTTCATGTTCCCCTATCGCGGCATGCCAGGCTGGGCGCAGCTGTTCGGCGAGATCCTGCCGCTGACGCATTTCCTGCGCATCATCCGCGCGGTGATGCTGAAGGGCGCCGAGCTGCCGGCGGTGGCGACCGAGATCGGCTGGCTGGTGCTGTTCGTGGCGCTGTTCGCCGGCGTCGCGCTGGTGCGCTTCAGGCGGACGCTGGACTAG
- a CDS encoding MBL fold metallo-hydrolase, translated as MRVVDTAEVIFLVDNTTDSLSSNPGFVETEFARLRRRGMPWLSGKCLCCAAHGLSCLITARTAAASRTLLFDTGPEEWVFERNAVRLGVDLGEVDAVMLSHGHWDHAGAMPRALQMIAMGNGGQPVPTYMHPDMFALRATKSGDGQFRPMELVPSVEVLSGSGADVIVTRDEQLLFDETFSISGEIPRVTRFERGFPGQYRQTTAGSWELDEVMPDERFVAINVAGKGQVVFTACSHAGLINVLTHARARFPDIPLYGVFGGFHLSGITESIIPETVEALAEFDLQLISPGHCTGWRAVSALAAAYGERVVPSVVGKTFVL; from the coding sequence ATGCGGGTCGTCGATACGGCAGAGGTCATCTTTCTCGTCGACAATACGACGGACAGCCTTTCTTCGAACCCTGGCTTCGTCGAAACCGAGTTCGCCCGCCTTCGCCGTCGCGGAATGCCATGGCTGTCCGGGAAATGCCTGTGCTGCGCCGCGCATGGGCTTTCCTGCCTGATCACCGCCCGCACCGCGGCCGCCAGCCGCACGCTCCTGTTCGACACCGGGCCCGAGGAGTGGGTGTTCGAGCGCAACGCGGTCAGGCTCGGCGTCGATCTCGGTGAGGTCGACGCGGTGATGCTGTCGCACGGTCACTGGGATCATGCCGGTGCGATGCCGCGCGCCCTGCAGATGATCGCCATGGGCAATGGCGGGCAGCCCGTCCCGACCTACATGCATCCCGATATGTTCGCCTTGCGGGCGACCAAATCCGGCGATGGGCAATTTCGGCCGATGGAACTTGTGCCGAGCGTGGAGGTCCTGTCCGGAAGCGGCGCCGACGTCATCGTTACCCGCGACGAGCAACTGCTTTTTGACGAGACGTTTTCCATCAGCGGTGAAATCCCTCGTGTGACCCGGTTCGAGCGCGGCTTCCCCGGCCAGTATCGCCAGACCACAGCAGGCAGTTGGGAGCTGGACGAAGTCATGCCGGACGAGCGTTTCGTGGCGATCAACGTGGCCGGCAAGGGGCAAGTCGTCTTCACCGCCTGCTCACACGCCGGCCTGATCAACGTTCTGACGCACGCCCGGGCACGGTTTCCGGATATCCCGCTCTACGGCGTTTTTGGCGGCTTCCACCTATCTGGAATCACCGAGTCGATCATCCCGGAGACGGTCGAAGCACTGGCCGAGTTTGACCTACAACTGATATCGCCCGGGCATTGCACGGGTTGGCGCGCGGTGAGCGCACTTGCGGCTGCCTATGGCGAGAGGGTCGTGCCATCAGTGGTCGGCAAAACGTTCGTACTTTGA
- a CDS encoding threonine/serine dehydratase, producing MTVPPGIADIRRAAARLSGLIVETPLIESPELNKRYGGRILFKPETLQRTGSFKFRGAYNKLSSLSEEERGRGVVAFSSGNHAQGVAASAAMFGVKAVIAMPADAPAMKIGNVRKMGAEVVPFDRFRDDRMTVVRPWLEKGMALVPPFDDPAIIAGQGTIGLELMTQAKALGLHLDAVVIPCGGGGLSSGISVAVKDASPDTAVWAAEPEYFDDTRRSLAKGERVANEPGHNSICDAILTAEPGVITFEINRKNLAGAVAVSDKATAQAMRDAMAFLKLVVEPGGCVALAALGSGEIDLAGKCVAVVLSGGNVDFGTYAEILAAA from the coding sequence ATGACCGTCCCTCCCGGCATCGCCGATATCCGCCGCGCCGCCGCGCGCCTCTCCGGCCTCATCGTCGAGACGCCGCTGATCGAATCGCCGGAGCTGAACAAGCGCTATGGCGGCCGCATCCTGTTCAAGCCGGAGACGCTGCAGCGCACCGGCTCGTTCAAGTTCCGCGGCGCCTACAACAAGCTGTCGTCGCTGAGCGAGGAGGAGCGCGGCCGTGGCGTCGTTGCCTTCTCCTCGGGCAATCATGCGCAGGGCGTCGCCGCTTCCGCCGCGATGTTCGGCGTCAAGGCGGTCATCGCCATGCCGGCCGACGCGCCGGCGATGAAGATCGGCAACGTCCGCAAGATGGGCGCCGAGGTGGTTCCGTTCGACCGCTTTCGCGATGACCGCATGACGGTGGTCCGTCCCTGGCTGGAAAAGGGCATGGCGCTGGTGCCGCCCTTCGACGATCCGGCCATCATCGCCGGCCAGGGCACGATCGGCCTCGAGTTGATGACCCAGGCCAAGGCTCTCGGCCTGCATCTCGACGCGGTCGTCATCCCCTGCGGCGGTGGCGGACTGTCGAGCGGCATTTCCGTTGCCGTCAAGGATGCCTCGCCGGACACCGCCGTGTGGGCGGCAGAGCCGGAATATTTCGACGACACCCGCCGCTCGCTGGCCAAGGGCGAAAGGGTCGCCAACGAGCCCGGCCACAACTCGATCTGCGACGCCATCCTCACCGCCGAGCCCGGCGTCATCACCTTCGAGATCAACCGCAAAAACCTCGCCGGCGCCGTCGCCGTGTCCGACAAGGCGACCGCCCAGGCGATGCGCGACGCCATGGCGTTTCTCAAGCTGGTGGTCGAGCCCGGCGGCTGCGTTGCGCTCGCGGCACTTGGGTCGGGCGAGATCGATCTCGCCGGCAAATGCGTCGCCGTCGTGCTCTCCGGCGGCAATGTCGATTTCGGCACCTATGCGGAAATCCTGGCGGCGGCGTGA
- the mbfA gene encoding iron exporter MbfA produces MLSRVFGFGRRSFDSLSEQEILALAISSEEDDGRIYRAYADGLAQDFPQSAKVFEAMAEEEDGHRDSLIELYRKRFGERIPLIRREHVRGYYERKPDWLVRPLGVEAVRRQAEAMEQQAYRFYVEAAKRTTDASTRKLLDELAVAEQGHESSAHELEQKHVPGEVKAEEATAEQRQFILTYVQPGLAGLMDGSVSTLAPIFAAAFATHDTFQTFLVGLAASIGAGISMGFTEVASDDGKLSGRGSPLKRGLTVGIMTTLGGLGHALPYLIPFFWTATAVAAVVVFFELWAIAFVQNRYMQTPFWRAAFQVVLGGALVFAAGVLIGNA; encoded by the coding sequence ATGCTTTCGCGTGTTTTCGGCTTCGGCCGCCGTTCCTTCGATTCGCTCAGCGAGCAGGAGATCCTGGCGCTGGCCATATCGTCGGAGGAAGATGACGGGCGCATCTACCGCGCCTATGCCGACGGACTGGCGCAAGACTTCCCGCAATCGGCCAAGGTGTTCGAGGCGATGGCGGAGGAAGAGGACGGCCACCGCGATTCGCTGATCGAGCTCTATCGCAAGCGTTTCGGCGAGCGCATTCCGCTGATCCGGCGCGAGCATGTCAGGGGCTATTACGAGCGCAAGCCCGACTGGCTGGTCAGGCCGCTCGGCGTCGAGGCCGTGCGCCGGCAGGCCGAAGCGATGGAGCAGCAGGCCTATCGCTTCTATGTCGAGGCCGCCAAGCGCACAACCGATGCCTCAACCCGCAAACTGCTCGACGAGCTGGCCGTGGCCGAGCAGGGCCACGAGAGCTCGGCGCACGAACTGGAGCAGAAACATGTTCCGGGCGAGGTCAAGGCCGAGGAGGCGACGGCCGAGCAACGCCAGTTCATCCTCACCTATGTGCAGCCGGGACTGGCCGGGCTGATGGACGGTTCGGTGTCGACGCTGGCGCCGATCTTCGCCGCGGCCTTCGCCACGCACGACACGTTCCAGACCTTCCTGGTCGGGCTGGCCGCTTCGATCGGCGCCGGCATCTCGATGGGCTTCACCGAAGTCGCTTCCGACGACGGCAAGCTGTCGGGCCGCGGCTCGCCGCTGAAACGCGGACTGACCGTCGGCATCATGACGACGCTCGGCGGTCTCGGCCATGCGCTGCCTTATCTCATCCCGTTCTTCTGGACGGCAACGGCGGTCGCCGCCGTGGTGGTGTTCTTCGAATTGTGGGCGATCGCCTTCGTGCAGAACCGCTACATGCAGACACCGTTCTGGCGCGCCGCCTTCCAGGTCGTGCTGGGCGGGGCGCTGGTGTTCGCGGCCGGCGTGCTGATCGGGAATGCGTAG
- a CDS encoding antibiotic biosynthesis monooxygenase family protein, with amino-acid sequence MIAVIFEVQPAEGKRDAYLGIAAQLRPLLDGIDGFISIERFQSLADPDRILSLSFWRDEEAVKAWRNTEEHRQAQQAGRGGIFAGYRLRIAHVVRDYGLTERAEAPEDSRAVNG; translated from the coding sequence ATGATCGCCGTCATCTTCGAGGTCCAGCCGGCCGAGGGAAAACGCGACGCCTATCTCGGCATCGCGGCGCAGCTCCGGCCGCTGCTCGACGGCATCGACGGCTTCATCTCGATCGAGCGGTTTCAGAGCCTCGCCGATCCGGACCGCATCCTGTCGCTGTCCTTCTGGCGCGACGAGGAGGCGGTGAAGGCCTGGCGCAACACCGAGGAGCACCGGCAGGCGCAGCAGGCCGGCCGCGGCGGCATCTTTGCCGGCTATCGTCTGCGCATCGCCCACGTCGTGCGCGACTACGGCCTCACCGAAAGGGCCGAGGCGCCTGAGGACAGCAGGGCGGTGAATGGATAA
- a CDS encoding NIPSNAP family protein → MTITCFIRYEIDPFGKAAFEQYARAWGQAIPRCGADLIGYFAPHEGSATTAYAAYNIENLAAYEAYRARLAADPAGKANYEFARRERFILKEDRIFLKQVSGPHGPRQMFRTDVIVKEGIEA, encoded by the coding sequence ATGACCATCACCTGCTTCATCCGCTACGAGATCGACCCGTTCGGCAAGGCGGCGTTCGAGCAGTATGCCCGCGCCTGGGGCCAGGCCATCCCGCGCTGCGGCGCCGACCTGATCGGCTATTTCGCGCCGCATGAGGGTTCGGCCACCACGGCCTATGCCGCCTACAACATCGAGAACCTCGCGGCCTACGAAGCCTACCGCGCCCGGCTTGCCGCCGACCCGGCCGGCAAGGCAAATTACGAGTTCGCGCGTCGCGAAAGATTCATCCTCAAGGAGGACCGCATCTTCCTGAAGCAGGTGTCGGGTCCGCATGGGCCGCGGCAGATGTTTCGGACCGACGTCATTGTCAAGGAAGGGATAGAGGCATGA
- a CDS encoding ArsR/SmtB family transcription factor, whose protein sequence is MREGPDIARIASLVGDPARASMLTALMGGTALTASELALEAGVSLPTASSHLSKLMEGGLLTLASQGRHRYYGLAGSQVAGMIEAIIGVAEAVGPKRVRPGPRDAAMRVARVCYDHLAGEQAVAMLDRLVDRKVLLREDNEIRLAPSGAAHFSALGIDVAAKARRPVCRACLDWSVRRSHLAGTLGAAILDKIIAEKWARREKDSRAVVFSPPGRQAFEKVFLA, encoded by the coding sequence ATGCGTGAAGGACCGGACATTGCCCGCATCGCCAGCCTGGTCGGCGATCCGGCCCGCGCCAGCATGCTCACCGCGCTGATGGGCGGCACGGCATTGACCGCATCGGAGCTGGCGCTGGAGGCCGGCGTGTCGCTGCCCACCGCCTCCTCGCATCTGTCGAAGCTTATGGAGGGTGGATTGCTGACGCTGGCCAGCCAGGGCCGGCACCGCTACTACGGGCTTGCCGGGTCGCAAGTGGCCGGCATGATCGAGGCGATCATCGGCGTCGCGGAAGCGGTCGGGCCAAAGCGGGTGCGGCCGGGCCCGCGCGACGCGGCGATGCGGGTGGCGCGGGTCTGCTACGACCATCTCGCCGGCGAGCAGGCGGTGGCGATGCTCGACCGCCTCGTCGACAGGAAGGTGCTGCTGCGCGAGGACAACGAGATCCGCTTGGCGCCGTCAGGCGCCGCGCATTTTTCGGCGCTCGGCATCGATGTCGCGGCCAAGGCGCGAAGGCCTGTCTGCCGCGCCTGTCTCGACTGGAGCGTCAGACGCTCGCACCTCGCCGGCACGCTGGGCGCCGCCATCCTCGACAAGATCATCGCCGAGAAATGGGCCCGGCGCGAAAAGGACAGCCGCGCCGTGGTGTTTTCGCCACCGGGCAGGCAGGCGTTCGAGAAGGTGTTTCTCGCCTGA